DNA sequence from the Myxocyprinus asiaticus isolate MX2 ecotype Aquarium Trade chromosome 3, UBuf_Myxa_2, whole genome shotgun sequence genome:
ttctgaaagagtatatttctctaaaagagcggcacacacgaaaaagacgcgtctttttaaagatgcctttccgattgtgtgttattcctggttgcggtcgttacctctcaacttctgagggtcacgatcgctgtctttcttgtctgggcacgacccacacggaggcagcgttcgtggatggttcatgttctcactgtgagaccatgaccatggcaacgttgcggtcacggcttgctttctacccacgggtttgaggccagcacggctagcactgggggcaatttgggtactccaatgggatcgcctctgccgggtatccccccgcggacctcccattccccagcacactcatctaccctgatcgggcttccggatgagtccgccggctcgtctcacgacgagttcgacctcttgttcggagcccacgaagctgatgagctctcgaacgcagcatcggagagcgggcttgtccagtcagacgcagaagcctcagctgggctgcccccttcggggtcgattgcccagttacaggctgatgcagagatgacggacatgctttcccgggcggccgcgaacgccatggctctcctgcaggtctaccaagccaaggcgctaaaagaactgcacgagggtagttctgccccaggtctgatgcaggaactgtgctcggtgaccgacctcgctctccgagcaatgaaggtcacggcgcgcggtctctcgggaggacgatgtccacattattggtccaggagcaccaaccttgttgagatgggtgaggccgacaagataaggtcccttgctgcccccatctcccaggctggcctattcgacgacaccatcgaggactttgcccagcagttctagaCGGTGAACCAGCAGaaggaggctatctggcatatcctgccccagcgcggctcaagatcccgcaccccgtctgctcgtcgccaagggcgtccccctgcggtgactgcaatggctctgccgcagcctgccccttcggcctggccctggcatggagcccaccacaggaagcagacgccacccgtttcATGACTGGCCGCAAAGAACCCACGAAGGTTCTGCagtggagctggtagtaagaccactccatcacctggtggagggccgggtggagaatcttttgttgcctttttatttgatttcgccacatacCCAAGTGGccgtggtacccaacagttcagcaaaaaagctgtttccttcttccctgggtcacatacccagtgtgcacagtcgtcatcacaaccaccatccacgagtttttccttgcaggattggcgctccagtggctgtctccccgcccctgcgtgtccagctgtggcacacatccacccccgatgtgacagtctccacgagttgcgaggacaggcctcttcctcccccatcccaggctgttccggggttggtcacaaggagctatgtaagtgcttcgatgtccctagactcagcacagccacgacatggtgtggcacctcgagctccaccccgccgcgaggccccacctgccggtacgtccggcgacgttgtccctttggtcccccttgcgcggaacttggatgagtggcttgcgctttccagtccgtcgcgatggctggtccggaccgtccgactcagctacgtgattcagttcaccagtcatccgcccaggttcagtggtatccatttcaccttggtgaaggacaaaaacactgctaccctcctacggaaggatgcgatagaacctgtccctctggccgagatgaagaagaggttttacagcccctacttcatcgtatcgaaaaaaggtggtgggttgcggccaatcttggacctgcgagtactgaactgggctttacacagactcccgttcaagatgctgatgcaaaaacgcattctggtgagcgtccggcatcaagattggttcacggcggtagacctgaaggatgcgtactttcacgtctcaattctatctcgacacagacccttcctgcggtttgcattcgagggtcagaagtatcagtacaaggtcctccctttcggcctgtccttgtcccctcgtgtcttcatgaaggtcgcagaggcagcccttgccccgttaagggaagtgggcattcgcattctcaactatctcgaccattggctaatcctagctcactctcgagacatgttgtgtacacacagggacttggtgctctcgcacctcagccgattagggcttcggatcaactgggaaaagagcaagctcctcccggttcagagcatctcttttcttggtttggagttggactcagtctctttgacagcgcacctcacaaacgagcgcgcacagtcggtgctggcctgtttgaatgcattcaaacagaaaacagcggttccactgaaactttttcagagactcctggggcatatggcatcctcagcggtggccaccccactcgggttgatgcatatgagactgtttcagcactggcttcagactcgagtcccaagatgggcatggtgccgcgggacacatcacgtggtcatcacgccaatctgtcaccgtctcttcagcctttggaccgacctctcatttctatgggcaggtgttcccctagagcaggtcgtggtcacgacagatgcctctaaaacgggctggggcgctgtttgcaatgggcatgcaaccgccggcttatggacgggcccacggctgcgttggcacatcaactgccttgagttgttggcaattctgctcgccctgtggaggttctggccgttgatccagggcaagcacgtgttagttcggacagacaacatggcaacggtagcatatatcaaccaccaaggtggtctgcgctctcgttgtatgtcacaactcgcccgccgtctcctcctctggagtcagcagcacttcaagtcgctgcgagccactcacatcccgggcgacctaaacactacagcggacgcgctgtcacggcaggttaccctctggggagagtggagactccatcctcaggtggtccagctgatttggagtcgattcggacaggcacaggtagacctgttcacctcccaagaatcctcccattgcccgttctggtatgccctgaccgaggcacccctcagcatagatgcactggcacacagctggcctcctggcctacacaaatatgcatttcccccagtgagccaacttccacagactctgtgcaaggtcagagaggacgaggagcaggtcgtcctggtagcaccctattggcccacccagacgtggttctcggacctcatgctcctcgcgacagcccccccccccccagcgaattcccctgaggaaggaccttctttctcagggacggggcaccatctggcacccgtgaccagacctctagaatctttatatctggcccctggacgggacacgtaagacctaagcggtctaccacctgcggtggtagacacgatcactcaggcggtaagtccttagggaagcacaacctgatcgtcaggttcctgagaggcgccaggaggctgaacccctccagactgcgcttcgttccctcatgggacctctctgtagttcttcagggtctacagagagccccctttgagcctttgcagtcagctgatcttaaggcactctccttgaagactgccctcctgactgcgctcacttccatcaagagggtaggagacttgcaagcgttctctgtcagcgaaacgtgcctggagttcggtccgggctactctcacgtgatcttgagaccccaaccgggctatgtgcccaaggttcccacgaccccttttagggaccaggtggtgaacatgTGAGCACTGCccctggaggaggcagacccagccctgtcgttgctgtgtccggtgcacgctttacgcatctatttggatcgcacacagagctttagtatctctgagcagctctttgtctgctttggtatacagcggaaaggaagcactgtctccaagcagaggattgcccactggctcattgacactatagctatggcatatcacgcccccggtagggctacgagcccattctaccaggggtgttggTGCCTCCTgtgccctggccaggggtgcctctctaacagacatttgcagagcagcgggctgggcaacacccaacatctttgcaagTTTCTAcatcctccgggtggaaccggttttgtcccaggtagtggcacgcaatacaagcggataagccctggatagcctgttcacttaacacagttcagccagttgcagtgttttctatagggacccctagtgtcactacatcgacacaacgtcgagtgaatgacagatagggaacgccctggttacttgcgtatcctccattccctgatggagggaacgagacgttgtgtccctcctgccacaacgctgaactacccgctgaaatggcctgaccttgtctcggctcctcagcataaaacctgaatgagtggttgcataccagctccttttatacctgtatgtccgggggagtagcatgaaaataccactccccaattttcattggccttttatcaaagaccagagttgtttcgggctcccaagtgtgacccctagtagTGTgaccactacatcgacacaaagtctcgttccctccatcagggaacggaggttacgcaagtaaccaggtcGTTTTGTTGAGTTGTGAGTCGgaggattattaaaaaaaaaatattgagaaatGGCAGATTGTAATTTAGGTGGAAATCTTTGAAGCATTTCCAAGCTGTCCAATATGTTTGTAGGGTTTGGGGAAATGACTTGAAGAATGGAGTCCTGGGGGGCGTGAAGGAGTCTGAAAATGTAATTTCTAGGAATTTCAGTTCTGAACGGGGAGGAAATTGGGTTGGTGTCTGGTTCGCTTCACGGGCCAAGGCTCTAGATCTCTGAAAGAAAAAACGAGAAAACGTcagcaatatgtttttttttttgtttttttagttttttgcctGGAATGTGTTCTGCTTTAATTATTGTTAGCTGAGGAGGGATTTAGGATGAAGTTtgcttgcggaggcagcctcatgcaGGGAACGGTTCCGGAGTAGGAGAGATTAAAATGTTAGAAGGGAGGGTAATGGGTCTGGAGTGGTGTTCTCCAGCAGAGGCAGCCTCACATGGGAATCCGCTCTAGTGGCCCATAGACAGGAAGAggtagagggatggatgttggCAGAGAGAATAGGCTGCGTGGAAAAACTAAGACATCTGGAACATATGTGAGGCAATGTCAGGATACGTGCTTGCATGGGCATTTGTGATATGAACAGGCTGAATCCTCGGGCGCGGGACCACACAGCATTCAATGGGAGAGCATACGATTCAtgtgagaatgtttatgctgAAATTTACTGAGCTCGCTCATAGCTGCAAGTGGCTGGATCCACAAGCATGGGCCTACATGGCATGCGATGGTAGGATGGATGGGATGAATCCTTGAGCGCGGACTCATGCTGCATTTAACAGGAAGAGCCCATGTTTTCGTGTGAAAAGTTAAGCTGCAAAGAAGCAAGAACTCACTCTGCGGTACGAATGGGTTGAGCACTGCATTTGACGCAAGGGCGTATGGTAGGCTATGTTCAAATGAAAGTGATTGATGTGGAGATGCAGGCATATGGTGAACTACGGCGAGCTCGAATGCTGAGAGGCATGTTAAAATGTttgcgttggtttgaaaagaagttgtaattagagtatcggtcgattggaaggagtttgctgttgcatgattgcccctgtgttccgaATGGAATAAATCGCACTCCGAAAAGCACTTTGAAAGgagaacaatcgtgatattcatgttagaagatgacgaaCAGAATCACTGAATGGATCACATCCTAAACGAGCTGCGTggtgaggtaatgaggctgaaGTAAATTAGCTGTGCGGGAGAACCAGATTTAAACACTGGGGAGCAttggaatgatgattgaattaaatatttaatcttttGTTTCCCTCGCATTCAAATGAAGTTGTAATAGAACTCGAGTGGCATGAGTCGGAGCAGCGCCCGTTCACAGAGGCAGGCGGAtggaaagtttagataaaagAACATATGAACAGTCATAGAGAGTTGTTTGGCATGCATACAGTGCCAAAACAGCCAATTTGCGGAAGAAACTAAACGCTATAAACCGCTTCGGTGGGTAGAGCACAGAAAGAAAGACGGAGTAAAAAataacacttaacgtggtagcggtcaatactgcaaaaaacaaatgagctgctgtttgcagcttctgttgaataacgaaattgtttggatggaagagctgttctgatgaaggcgaatgctttaCAGCGAAGTTGCTTCCAATGATCCGAGTCACTGCATGGgtctgttcatgggcaatgggTGGGGTCGAATGCCGGAAAACTCaacgccatgtagaggtaagcggctatttatatatgcttactctagcgatgtgattggtcggattaaattaccttgctcctcccaaaccttgtttataaaactccatttaaattacgattttggcttccaacaatTATGAAAACAATATAATAGAGATAAAACGATTACTGTACTGCATTCCGTTTCACAATGAAACACCCCaacattatatctttaaagcataaTTTATTAAAGTTAATATAATAAGGAAGCAGGGCATTTCTGTGTGCAGTCAGCGCTACATCAATGAGTTATGTGAAGTGAAGCACACTCTGGCACGGGGATGCTCGTCACTCGGCCGTGTCTGCTGCAGCTacattataacgtgatggcttgcaacataatgaatcataatatatgagTCACGTTCACTGTATGTATCTTATCTTGAAGAAAATCGgcaatacgcagctctattatgaaaagaaagttgtttttttgtgagttaaagatggatcgaagtgaacataaaggtgacaGAGTGTAATCTTAGCCcaaattaacatattagttagtgttatttgttgtggttttgaagctggtattgagaattgtcaaactgactactgaaattttggtatcgtgataatatatacagtggatataaaaagtctacacactgctgttaaaacagcaggtttttgtgatgtaaaaaataaaagaaatcatatcagaatttttgcaccttttaatgtaaaaattacaacctatgcaatgccactgaaaaccaaagtgacacatttcagtgaaaaaaaaaaaaaaaaacttagaataaattaactgcataagtgtgcacatccctgaactaatacttagttgaagcaccctttgattttattacagcactcaagTATGTTTGGATAAGAATCttttagcttggcacatcttgacttgggaatattttcccactcttctttgcaaaaacgttccagatctgtcaaattgtgATGGCATCTCTTGTGTATGGCCCTCTTCagtccccccacagattttctataggattcaggtctgggctctggctgggccattccaaaacattaatcttttgttgatttggatgtgtgctttagatcattgtcatgctgaaaggtctCTTCCTTTTCAGCTTTCTAGAAGATGCCAGAAGGTTTCTGTGCCAGAtttgactggtacttggagctattcatgattccctccaccttcactaaagccccagttccagctgaagaaaagcagctccaaagcatgatgctgctgccaccaccatgctttactatgggtatggtgttcttttgctgatgtgttgtgttgtttttgcggcaaacataccttttacaattttgggcaaaaagttcaatcttggtcttatcgcaccataacacatttttccacatggttttgggagactggatataggttttttcgggcttgaatgttttttttttttcatcagaaaaggcttgcgtcttgccaccctgccccgtagcccagacagatgaagaatacgggagatagttgtcacatgtagggagcaaccagtacttgccagaaagagctgcaacTCCTTTAAtattgctgtaggcctcttgacaaCCTCCCTGACCAGttctctctttgtcttctcatcaattttaGAGGGATGTCCTTTTCTTGATAACaccactgttgtgccatactttctccacttattgatgactgtcttcactgtgtccATTGTATTTCTAATGCCTTGGACATTtttttgtagccctcacctgagcgatacatttcaacaatgagatcctgttgatgctttgtaagctctttgtggcccatggctcttgtagcagcatgcaaccaagaagatgtcagaaaaatcctacaagaacagctgagatttatttggaattatttagagtcacttcaggtgaagacaggtgtgtactatttcacatgagcttgatgattggttgattctaaacacagccacatacccaattataaaagggtgtgcacacttatgcagtaaAGTTAATCtaagtttttcattttcttttttctctgaaatgtgtcactttggttttcagtggcattgcataggttgtaatttttacattaaaggtgcaaaaagtctgatatgatttatctttgtttcattttttacatcacaaaaacctgctgttttaacaggggtgtgttgactttttatatccactgtagcctatattgtacatggtagatctggctgcaataacatgatgaaaaagtagatctcatttcatagaagtgtgagcacccctgctggaAATGTCACCATACGTGACATAATTACTAATATAacatagcctcctcccctacccagtgcagtttacatttcaagttcaaggaaatccactgttaaaaaaagacaagtttttttttaaagtacaataaATGTATGATGTTTCCAAAGTAAATGAGTAAtggtgttaaataatcgtgatcttaatattgaccaaaatattagtgattatgatttttgccataatcgagcagccctagcgTGTTCCGGATCGCCTCGCGCCTGGTCGACTGTTGcatttgtgagtatactcttctgaccgcgagCGAATACAAACGTGTTTGATGCgtgcccactacaacttctttgtgatactcttttagtagagtcaatgACCAGTGCATGCGGAGACGATGTGCACGGACGATGACCGTGTCCGCGAGTCGAGAAAATCTGGCCGGCGCACAGTCAGGCCATGCGGACTGGAGTATGACAAAATTTACATCAAGCATACTGTGCGTGGAGCGATCAGCAACGTGGACGCGGCAAGTATGCTTTGGCCTTAACCAGTCCGTGTCGtgcatggtccataacaacgttCCGCCCTCCCCTGCTCTGACGTCTGGCAGGACACATTGTTCCTCCTCAGCCGACAACACCCCATCCCCCGGTCAGATGAAATTACTGGATGCCACCCCTTAGCCACCCCTGGCAAATAATCCTGGACACATCCCTGCTCTTGGGTATGGCCAAAGTCTTTCAAGCAAGTCTGTTCACAGCAGCCAACTTTTAACGCTCCTGGGAagctattttcagtcatgaaagtgcagctcctatctatttgcATGGAGTATCATAATTTGTGctactttacctcagattacgctgaaAAACACAATTATCCAGGCTTgtttagctaatgtgcatgcacgttctcgagttgatggACAGgcgatgtttgtatctaaaagttgattaGCTCCtcttacctgtaaggcgggacatcctttctacatccgtttacCATTGGGTGTTACAatgtcttccattcattttaatagaagtggctcatATGCTAAATAATTTCTGGTATAGCTTTCTAAGACCAAAATACTGTCTATTTTATAGATGAATAAGGAACACTTGAGTTAGCATAGATATTATGGACCTAGACCTTGGATGTGTGGTCAACTAAACATGATTTTAACCTTATAGAAGTTCTCTAgtgtttatgttaatgtattcCCAAAAGATTAAAATTTTACTGAAGCCTTGGAGTGCAAGGTAAACAACTGATACACTTTCATTATTATAATTGATTAtgtctatgttttataatgatcTTCTCTTTGTTCCCCATCCTTTGTACTCAAAAGAGAcaatgaatcacactgaagagaAATTCAAGAAAATTCTTCGTAAGAAAGGCCTGAAGCAGACTGCCTCCATTGAGAAATGTGATGCCATACTGGTTTTCTGCCCTGTTGTTTCTCGTGCAGGCACTGACATTGATGCTGCACTGGAACAACTTAATAACATCAAAGGTTACTTATACTGTGCAAAGCTTTATTAATGATTGAACAAGGTCTTATTTACTCTTATTTTCCTTTTATGATCCAGTCTTTTGTCACTCCTTTACAGTTCCCAAGCCAGCCACTGTGGTGGTGCTCCATCACACATTTGATCCTGAGAAAATTGTACCAGACTGCAGCAGAATTGTAAACAGGGACAGTACACTTTTAGTGGATTGTCTGTTCCATGAGGATAAAGGATTACTGAAATGTCCAAAGAATACAGATTCAATTGATAGAATTGTAAAATACTTA
Encoded proteins:
- the LOC127429842 gene encoding uncharacterized protein LOC127429842 isoform X3, with amino-acid sequence MALVAACNQEDVRKILQEQLRFIWNYLESLQVKTETMNHTEEKFKKILRKKGLKQTASIEKCDAILVFCPVVSRAGTDIDAALEQLNNIKVPKPATVVVLHHTFDPEKIVPDCSRIVNRDSTLLVDCLFHEDKGLLKCPKNTDSIDRIVKYLKSQKATSYACLKISSSLASSDWDAEDTEDAVDRPLISSEGSDPEQNTLSQKWRLLCCRCCCCC
- the LOC127429842 gene encoding uncharacterized protein LOC127429842 isoform X1, with amino-acid sequence MPEGFCARFDWYLELFMIPSTFTKAPVPAEEKQLQSMMLLPPPCFTMETMNHTEEKFKKILRKKGLKQTASIEKCDAILVFCPVVSRAGTDIDAALEQLNNIKVPKPATVVVLHHTFDPEKIVPDCSRIVNRDSTLLVDCLFHEDKGLLKCPKNTDSIDRIVKYLKSQKATSYACLKISSSLASSDWDAEDTEDAVDRPLISSEGSDPEQNTLSQKWRLLCCRCCCCC
- the LOC127429842 gene encoding uncharacterized protein LOC127429842 isoform X6 — encoded protein: MPEGFCARFDWYLELFMIPSTFTKAPVPAEEKQLQSMMLLPPPCFTMETMNHTEEKFKKILRKKGLKQTASIEKCDAILVFCPVVSRAGTDIDAALEQLNNIKVPKPATVVVLHHTFDPEKIVPDCSRIVNRDSTLLVDCLFHEDKGLLKCPKNTDSIDRIVKYLKSQIGMQKIQKMQ
- the LOC127429842 gene encoding uncharacterized protein LOC127429842 isoform X4, which produces MPPLSHPWQIILDTSLLLETMNHTEEKFKKILRKKGLKQTASIEKCDAILVFCPVVSRAGTDIDAALEQLNNIKVPKPATVVVLHHTFDPEKIVPDCSRIVNRDSTLLVDCLFHEDKGLLKCPKNTDSIDRIVKYLKSQKATSYACLKISSSLASSDWDAEDTEDAVDRPLISSEGSDPEQNTLSQKWRLLCCRCCCCC
- the LOC127429842 gene encoding uncharacterized protein LOC127429842 isoform X2, whose product is MPEGFCARFDWYLELFMIPSTFTKAPVPAEEKQLQSMMLLPPPCFTMETMNHTEEKFKKILRKKGLKQTASIEKCDAILVFCPVVSRAGTDIDAALEQLNNIKVPKPATVVVLHHTFDPEKIVPDCSRIVNRDSTLLVDCLFHEDKGLLKCPKNTDSIDRIVKYLKSQKATSYACLKNWDAEDTEDAVDRPLISSEGSDPEQNTLSQKWRLLCCRCCCCC
- the LOC127429842 gene encoding uncharacterized protein LOC127429842 isoform X5; this encodes MNHTEEKFKKILRKKGLKQTASIEKCDAILVFCPVVSRAGTDIDAALEQLNNIKVPKPATVVVLHHTFDPEKIVPDCSRIVNRDSTLLVDCLFHEDKGLLKCPKNTDSIDRIVKYLKSQKATSYACLKISSSLASSDWDAEDTEDAVDRPLISSEGSDPEQNTLSQKWRLLCCRCCCCC